In one Flammeovirga yaeyamensis genomic region, the following are encoded:
- a CDS encoding BamA/TamA family outer membrane protein, translated as MKSRLWFTILFLNCIANLLAQEKVQQDSLKDKNFVDKLIDIVTYDSKSFSMTTYPLGGYSEQFGFMIGAMPVFTFAKSESNNNDKYKRPTTLIPSILVSSKGLFSTKASLIFYGKEHLNLQIDGIYQYVPFNYYGVNELTPADTVSFFNRQFASFGEATYEMNDIYFLGFRYDIQYNKLEDFDQIINENNIIGLNGGFNFGIGPTFKIDNRNDVNYPSKGQLLSVALSFYPKFLGNDYHFSHFFIEYSKFFKIRSDKNILGFFAAFHAQEGDVPFYYLNKLGGSKRMRNIVHPLRFIDKNYYMTQLEYRRHLFWRLGMVLYGGVGNVYGSKGTSAFENVKYCVGSGFRFQLVDGVKVNFRFDYAIGNYDQQGFWITRREAF; from the coding sequence ATGAAATCAAGACTTTGGTTTACCATTCTCTTTCTAAACTGTATTGCAAATTTATTAGCTCAGGAAAAAGTTCAGCAAGATTCATTAAAAGATAAAAACTTTGTCGATAAACTAATTGATATTGTCACTTATGATTCTAAGTCTTTTTCAATGACTACTTATCCTTTAGGGGGGTATAGTGAACAATTTGGCTTTATGATAGGTGCAATGCCTGTATTTACTTTTGCTAAAAGTGAAAGTAACAATAATGACAAATATAAAAGACCTACCACTTTAATTCCTTCAATTTTAGTTTCTTCAAAAGGTTTATTTTCTACAAAGGCAAGTTTAATTTTTTATGGTAAAGAGCACTTGAACCTTCAAATAGATGGTATATATCAATATGTACCTTTTAATTACTATGGTGTAAATGAACTAACACCAGCAGATACAGTTTCTTTTTTTAATCGTCAGTTTGCAAGTTTTGGTGAAGCAACTTACGAGATGAATGATATTTATTTTTTAGGTTTTAGGTATGATATCCAATACAATAAATTAGAAGATTTTGATCAGATAATAAATGAAAATAATATTATTGGTTTAAATGGAGGTTTTAATTTTGGAATTGGCCCTACATTTAAAATAGATAACAGAAACGATGTGAATTATCCATCAAAAGGACAATTACTTTCTGTTGCACTAAGTTTCTATCCTAAATTTCTTGGGAATGATTATCATTTCTCTCATTTTTTTATTGAGTATAGTAAATTTTTTAAAATACGATCTGATAAAAATATTCTAGGTTTTTTTGCTGCATTTCATGCTCAAGAAGGGGATGTCCCATTTTATTATTTAAATAAGTTGGGAGGAAGTAAAAGAATGAGGAATATCGTTCATCCTCTACGATTCATTGACAAAAACTATTATATGACACAGTTAGAGTACCGACGTCATTTATTCTGGCGATTGGGTATGGTACTTTATGGAGGAGTGGGTAATGTGTATGGAAGTAAAGGGACTTCTGCTTTTGAAAATGTAAAATACTGTGTTGGTTCTGGTTTTCGATTCCAATTAGTTGATGGTGTGAAAGTGAATTTCCGTTTTGATTATGCCATAGGGAATTATGATCAACAAGGATTTTGGATTACTCGTAGAGAAGCTTTTTAA
- a CDS encoding caspase family protein codes for MKSSIQLFLLFILSNYCFGQHLMIDPQGHSSLVRGVAFSNDNSKLVSVSEDKTIRIWDLRNNELEETLWGTYAKGKEGRYNTLSMHPKKNMIAAAGYLPNNEIRIIDLNNSSQTASFIGHTNVITDLSFSPDGQWLCSASADKTVKLWYVPYLKSTKTNFTLSIDEFQDLVYSVDFSKDGTKIVCASFDGSIKLYQLNATKDKATLLNTWETFEPVTKIKFSSNHIIAGTSKGKVFIYSPKGEEEAVIPSAKGYITTIDLPESEDECLIVDSKGNLTIYNTSNWLKNKFIPAEKGIISAARFANNTNKYVVYAKGVEGMLSIYDIEKEKNILQFESDGMSNKRIGRSEGKRFALSVNHKKRQPYNKVFDFEKLVMELNVEKQSEYEMPVIEGQGITLRKINAYTLQIGSSKVINDKNRDKAINAYCFTPKGNVIVSSGNSLKLYNQSAQLVKEFHGHSASVITAHVSKDGRYLISSSDDQTTKLWNIETGELLASLFVSLHNEWVCWSPKGYYHASAGGEKYIGWLESKGIGELSNYYSVNFADKRYHKKEVLIKIIEMGSFDQAINALGLKKVDPEELVKQQPRIEWVSPNLHTQLRGTDLVKVDATITSKSQLKTAKILVDGRPKSIDLNAVSEVSGLYSYQIKEEFKTHHDQMKVQIFAENEFAKITSKPRSISKINPENTLSDVGFDIEALMSSITKTQKSTQNIYLLSIGISNYNDKTLNLNYADKDALAISDIYRKQANGKLFNEVFVKELTNEEAKKENILSGFQWLSKNATSDDLAVVFIASHGLNWENNFYVIPHDVDLKDVDKSAVKWADCANVMTQLPSQVLLYVDACNSGQLGVNIAHSDNTESIRSLSSDENGVIIMSGSTGKESSLESSEWQHGAFTAAIIDGLGEGKADYSGDQIISLRELDLYIAMKVEELTKGKQHPTTQKPSTISVVNVGEMIPQ; via the coding sequence ATGAAATCTAGCATTCAACTATTTCTATTATTTATACTATCCAACTATTGCTTTGGTCAGCACTTAATGATTGACCCACAAGGTCATTCATCTCTAGTAAGAGGAGTAGCTTTTTCGAATGATAATAGTAAACTAGTATCGGTTTCTGAAGACAAAACCATACGTATTTGGGATTTAAGAAATAATGAATTAGAAGAAACGCTATGGGGTACTTATGCTAAAGGTAAAGAAGGACGTTACAATACCTTAAGTATGCATCCTAAAAAGAATATGATAGCGGCAGCTGGCTATTTACCCAATAATGAGATTAGAATTATTGATTTAAACAACTCATCACAAACGGCTTCATTTATTGGACACACTAATGTGATTACGGATTTAAGTTTCTCTCCTGATGGACAATGGTTATGTAGTGCTAGTGCAGATAAAACCGTGAAATTATGGTATGTACCTTATTTGAAATCAACAAAAACCAATTTTACTCTTTCTATAGATGAGTTCCAAGACTTGGTTTATTCAGTAGACTTTTCAAAAGACGGTACAAAAATAGTTTGTGCCTCATTCGACGGATCTATTAAGTTATATCAATTAAATGCAACAAAAGATAAGGCTACTTTATTAAATACATGGGAAACGTTTGAACCTGTAACGAAAATCAAATTCTCTTCCAATCATATTATAGCAGGAACATCAAAAGGTAAAGTATTTATTTATTCTCCAAAAGGTGAGGAGGAAGCAGTTATTCCAAGTGCAAAAGGCTATATCACGACTATTGATCTTCCAGAAAGTGAAGATGAATGTTTGATAGTGGATTCTAAAGGAAACCTTACTATATACAACACATCCAATTGGTTAAAGAATAAATTTATTCCTGCTGAAAAAGGAATTATCTCCGCTGCACGATTTGCTAATAACACTAATAAATATGTGGTGTATGCAAAAGGTGTGGAAGGAATGTTATCCATTTATGATATTGAAAAAGAAAAGAATATCCTTCAATTCGAAAGTGATGGTATGTCGAATAAAAGAATAGGAAGATCAGAAGGGAAACGTTTTGCTTTATCCGTAAATCATAAGAAAAGACAACCTTACAATAAGGTATTTGATTTCGAGAAATTAGTGATGGAACTAAATGTCGAGAAGCAATCGGAATATGAGATGCCTGTGATTGAGGGTCAAGGTATAACATTAAGAAAAATTAATGCGTACACTTTGCAGATTGGGTCTTCGAAAGTAATAAATGATAAAAACAGAGATAAAGCAATTAATGCTTATTGTTTTACACCAAAAGGAAATGTAATTGTATCGAGTGGTAACTCATTAAAATTATATAATCAGAGTGCTCAATTAGTAAAAGAGTTTCATGGTCATAGTGCTTCGGTTATAACTGCTCATGTTTCTAAAGATGGGCGGTACTTAATATCATCAAGTGATGATCAAACGACTAAATTATGGAATATTGAGACAGGAGAATTATTAGCGTCCTTATTTGTTAGTTTACACAATGAATGGGTGTGTTGGTCGCCTAAAGGATATTATCATGCATCAGCAGGAGGCGAAAAATATATTGGTTGGTTAGAAAGTAAGGGAATAGGTGAACTAAGTAATTATTACTCTGTTAATTTTGCAGATAAAAGATATCATAAAAAGGAGGTGCTTATAAAGATTATTGAAATGGGGAGTTTCGATCAAGCAATCAATGCATTAGGTTTGAAGAAAGTTGACCCTGAAGAACTTGTAAAACAACAGCCTAGAATTGAGTGGGTTTCTCCAAATTTACATACTCAATTAAGAGGTACAGATTTGGTGAAAGTAGATGCTACGATAACATCAAAATCACAATTGAAAACAGCAAAAATATTAGTAGATGGTCGTCCGAAATCAATAGATTTAAATGCTGTTTCTGAAGTTTCTGGACTGTATAGTTATCAGATAAAGGAAGAATTCAAGACGCATCATGACCAAATGAAAGTTCAAATTTTTGCAGAAAATGAATTTGCTAAAATTACTTCTAAACCTAGAAGCATATCAAAAATTAATCCAGAGAATACTTTATCAGATGTAGGATTTGATATTGAAGCTTTAATGAGTTCAATAACTAAAACCCAGAAAAGTACCCAAAATATTTACTTATTATCTATTGGGATTTCCAATTACAACGATAAGACTTTAAACCTGAATTATGCTGACAAGGACGCTTTAGCAATATCTGATATTTATAGAAAACAAGCCAATGGCAAATTGTTTAATGAAGTTTTTGTCAAGGAACTAACAAACGAAGAAGCGAAAAAAGAAAACATTTTAAGCGGATTCCAATGGTTGTCAAAGAATGCAACTTCTGATGATTTAGCAGTTGTTTTTATTGCTTCTCATGGATTGAATTGGGAAAATAATTTCTATGTGATTCCTCATGATGTAGATCTTAAAGACGTTGATAAAAGTGCTGTGAAATGGGCTGATTGTGCGAATGTGATGACACAATTACCGTCACAAGTTTTACTTTATGTGGACGCATGTAACAGTGGTCAATTAGGGGTGAATATTGCTCATTCTGATAATACTGAATCTATCCGATCATTATCTAGTGACGAAAATGGTGTGATAATTATGTCTGGTTCGACAGGTAAAGAAAGTTCTTTAGAAAGTTCTGAGTGGCAACATGGTGCATTTACTGCAGCGATAATTGATGGACTTGGAGAAGGAAAAGCGGATTACTCAGGAGATCAGATTATCTCTTTAAGAGAACTGGATTTATATATCGCAATGAAAGTGGAGGAATTAACAAAAGGAAAGCAACATCCAACAACGCAAAAACCAAGTACTATAAGTGTTGTGAATGTTGGAGAAATGATACCTCAGTAA
- a CDS encoding 2Fe-2S iron-sulfur cluster-binding protein produces the protein MIIKVDNKEYDRHERDKTLLDLLKRNKLSITHPCYKTMRKYGTCNSCLIEVDGEQKLSCGIPPEEELNYILDREDLKEARKKKAREFKEHLDKMKRLFG, from the coding sequence ATGATTATTAAAGTTGACAATAAAGAATATGATCGACATGAAAGGGATAAAACCCTGTTAGATTTATTAAAAAGGAATAAATTGAGTATTACACATCCTTGTTATAAGACAATGAGAAAATATGGAACATGTAATTCTTGTTTAATTGAAGTGGATGGTGAACAAAAATTATCTTGTGGCATCCCACCTGAAGAGGAGCTAAATTATATTCTTGATAGAGAAGATCTAAAGGAAGCTAGAAAAAAGAAAGCAAGAGAATTTAAAGAACACTTAGATAAGATGAAAAGACTTTTTGGTTAA
- a CDS encoding TonB-dependent receptor domain-containing protein gives MNLLSKCVGYLASIVTLIIISTNLLQAQNTITGKVLENSNKNAIEYATVALYNQENEKLITGVVTQTEGIFNINKLKKGTYKLTVAFMGFETFVKENIQIDGQPLNLGTIYLKEDNQMLQEIEIKGEQLTAVTKVDRQVYDATKFEAAAGGTATDVLKNMPSVSINAEGDLSVRGTSGFVVLLNGKPIQTNAATILNQLPANSIKNVEVITAPSAKYDSEGKAGIINIITTKGATDNLFAQVNVRVGLPSVEPYDNAKMPLRYGGDFTIAQQKNKLNWAIGGSYQRNDKTGRREGDVWTQIDDYPKFRFPSDGERSYVEENYSANLSLGYDATKNTSLHFAAMGGIRDKTRLADIYYNDNRFEGDPTPFQYYNHNSRNRQSDFFVSSFDFDHRFNNGSKIKASVLYEYTLLGGPTFNDNQRDNFSTPENQNFFYLRERNTNENPLNGFRANLDYSFKPSKLGQFEVGYQFRTLDHKGDFLYERENLTDGKPTGNWEVVDNYSSNLNLKRNIHSAYGQLAGEKGDWTYGVGVRTEYMDRQVDFLGYENGQLQPENQREIKKYDYFKLFPSANLQYKVNDGFALKTAYSKRVERTTTFKMNPFKEKEHSETLEQGDADLLPEFIDLVELGATQEIGDHSIFATAYFRNTENLINRTNTFDSDSVLNRIYTNVGNSKVFGFELGTSLKLTKWWDFYAGGNVYHQHIKGQFNYNDTDNDWLISIPVDTKAWQYSFNINTTFDITKTLSTNFSFNYLSERVTAQGRDSRFYSPNLSIKKTFLDKRLAVNFQWLNMDMGMLNTNEQRITTSGDYNALLTNGTSQRQQFYTTTNYVYEVDQLIINITYNFNSSKNKSKKVKSEFGAQEF, from the coding sequence ATGAATTTATTATCCAAATGTGTAGGCTATTTAGCCTCAATTGTGACACTTATTATTATCTCTACGAACTTACTTCAAGCTCAGAATACTATCACAGGTAAAGTACTTGAAAATAGTAACAAGAATGCTATTGAATACGCAACTGTTGCGTTATACAATCAAGAGAACGAAAAACTGATCACTGGAGTAGTTACTCAAACGGAAGGTATTTTTAATATCAACAAGCTTAAAAAAGGCACTTACAAATTAACTGTGGCCTTTATGGGATTCGAAACTTTTGTGAAAGAAAACATTCAAATCGATGGTCAGCCTTTAAATCTTGGAACTATTTATCTAAAAGAAGATAATCAAATGCTTCAAGAAATTGAGATCAAAGGCGAACAGTTAACTGCAGTCACTAAAGTTGATCGACAAGTATATGATGCCACTAAATTTGAAGCAGCTGCGGGTGGTACTGCTACTGATGTTCTAAAAAATATGCCTTCTGTAAGTATTAATGCTGAAGGCGATTTATCTGTAAGAGGTACATCAGGATTTGTGGTTTTACTTAATGGTAAACCCATACAAACTAATGCCGCGACTATTTTGAATCAATTGCCTGCCAATTCTATCAAGAATGTAGAGGTAATTACTGCTCCTTCAGCTAAATACGATTCAGAAGGAAAAGCAGGAATTATCAATATTATCACTACTAAAGGTGCGACTGATAACCTTTTTGCTCAAGTAAATGTAAGAGTTGGTTTACCTAGCGTAGAACCTTATGACAATGCAAAAATGCCTCTAAGATATGGTGGTGACTTTACTATTGCTCAACAAAAAAATAAATTGAATTGGGCTATTGGAGGTTCTTATCAAAGAAATGATAAAACAGGTCGCCGTGAAGGTGATGTGTGGACTCAAATTGATGATTATCCAAAGTTCAGATTCCCTTCTGATGGAGAACGCTCTTATGTGGAAGAAAACTATTCAGCGAACTTATCATTAGGATATGATGCAACTAAAAATACCTCTCTACATTTTGCTGCTATGGGTGGTATTAGAGATAAAACAAGACTTGCAGATATTTATTATAATGATAATCGTTTTGAAGGTGACCCTACTCCTTTTCAGTATTACAACCATAACTCTAGAAATAGACAATCCGATTTCTTTGTTTCTAGTTTCGATTTTGATCACCGATTTAATAATGGTTCAAAAATCAAAGCATCAGTTTTGTATGAATATACTTTATTAGGTGGTCCAACATTTAACGACAACCAAAGAGATAATTTCTCAACTCCAGAAAATCAGAATTTCTTCTACTTAAGAGAAAGAAACACTAACGAGAATCCTTTAAATGGTTTCCGTGCTAATCTTGATTATAGTTTCAAACCATCAAAATTAGGTCAGTTCGAAGTGGGATATCAATTCAGAACATTAGATCATAAAGGTGATTTCTTATATGAAAGAGAAAATCTTACTGATGGTAAACCTACTGGTAATTGGGAAGTTGTAGACAACTATTCGTCTAACTTAAACCTAAAGAGAAATATTCACTCAGCCTATGGGCAATTGGCTGGAGAAAAGGGCGATTGGACGTATGGTGTAGGTGTTCGTACAGAGTATATGGATCGTCAAGTTGACTTCTTGGGCTATGAAAATGGTCAGTTACAACCTGAAAATCAAAGGGAAATAAAGAAATATGATTACTTCAAATTATTCCCATCAGCAAATTTACAATATAAAGTAAATGATGGATTTGCCTTAAAAACAGCCTACAGTAAAAGAGTGGAAAGAACGACTACTTTTAAAATGAATCCATTTAAAGAAAAAGAACATTCAGAAACACTAGAACAAGGTGATGCGGATCTTTTACCTGAATTTATTGATTTAGTTGAATTAGGTGCCACTCAAGAAATTGGTGACCATAGTATCTTTGCTACCGCTTACTTTAGAAATACAGAAAACTTGATTAATAGAACAAATACATTTGATAGTGATTCTGTTTTAAACCGTATCTATACTAATGTAGGGAATAGTAAAGTATTTGGTTTTGAGCTAGGGACTTCATTAAAATTAACAAAGTGGTGGGACTTTTATGCTGGAGGTAATGTTTATCATCAACATATTAAAGGTCAATTTAATTATAATGATACAGATAACGATTGGTTAATAAGTATTCCTGTGGATACAAAAGCTTGGCAGTATAGCTTTAATATTAACACAACCTTTGATATCACAAAGACATTAAGTACTAATTTCTCATTTAATTATTTATCGGAAAGAGTAACCGCCCAAGGTAGAGATTCTCGATTCTACTCTCCTAACCTTTCCATAAAAAAGACATTCTTAGACAAAAGATTGGCTGTAAATTTTCAATGGCTGAATATGGATATGGGTATGTTAAATACGAATGAGCAAAGAATTACTACAAGTGGAGATTATAATGCTCTATTGACCAACGGAACCTCTCAAAGACAACAATTTTATACTACAACAAATTATGTCTACGAAGTGGATCAATTGATCATCAATATCACTTATAACTTTAATAGTTCGAAAAATAAATCGAAGAAGGTGAAATCAGAATTTGGAGCTCAAGAGTTCTAA
- a CDS encoding MarC family protein, with protein MEIYFQGILTIFSLVNPVICSQIFGSIERGRSYQHKLKDLTESILTIGFILAISALLGSKLLHLLGISLNAFQVAGGLVLMSIGFRMLNKKTENSTEEKEKNLMPFILFAASPGTITGVITLAISQSEDHFPSVALISILCVLIVSWIIIALLSKGDNTKPSKTSQITTPFMGLIIIAMGIQFILEGILQFSEYFNV; from the coding sequence ATGGAAATCTATTTTCAAGGAATTCTGACCATTTTCTCATTAGTTAATCCTGTAATATGTTCTCAAATTTTTGGAAGTATCGAAAGAGGAAGATCTTATCAGCATAAACTGAAAGATCTTACAGAATCTATACTCACAATAGGTTTTATATTAGCTATTTCAGCATTGTTAGGATCAAAATTATTACACCTTTTAGGTATTAGTTTAAACGCTTTTCAGGTAGCTGGAGGATTAGTGTTAATGAGTATTGGATTTAGAATGTTGAATAAAAAAACAGAAAATTCAACAGAGGAAAAGGAAAAAAACTTAATGCCTTTTATACTTTTTGCTGCTAGCCCTGGAACCATTACAGGTGTGATTACTTTAGCCATTTCTCAATCAGAAGATCATTTTCCTAGTGTAGCACTTATTTCAATTTTATGTGTATTGATAGTCTCTTGGATAATTATCGCTTTACTTTCTAAAGGTGATAATACAAAACCATCAAAGACAAGTCAGATTACTACACCATTTATGGGGTTAATCATTATTGCCATGGGAATTCAATTTATCCTTGAAGGGATTTTACAATTCTCTGAATATTTTAATGTGTAA
- a CDS encoding DUF1684 domain-containing protein: MKLIPTIVFSFIFINAIFSQNKEIDEVKEFQAKLTADYKDPDHSPLKGEKLKEFQGHEFFPIDLNYRVIAKFKKDKGKVFGMKTSTSRMAQYKKYGTLSFEINGETFKLNVYQSERLKKSDEYKDYLFLPFMDQTNGNTTYGAGRYIDLSIPKGKTIVVDFNKAYNPYCAYTEGYSCPIPPQDNFLNTEIKAGIKSPKKAN; the protein is encoded by the coding sequence ATGAAACTAATTCCCACAATTGTATTCTCTTTTATTTTTATCAATGCAATTTTTTCTCAAAATAAAGAGATTGATGAAGTAAAAGAGTTTCAAGCTAAACTTACAGCTGATTATAAAGACCCAGATCATTCTCCTTTAAAAGGGGAAAAGCTGAAAGAATTTCAAGGGCATGAATTTTTCCCAATTGACCTAAACTATAGAGTTATCGCCAAATTCAAGAAAGATAAAGGCAAAGTTTTTGGGATGAAAACATCCACATCAAGAATGGCACAATATAAAAAATATGGAACGCTGTCGTTTGAAATCAATGGAGAGACATTTAAACTAAATGTTTATCAGAGTGAAAGATTAAAGAAAAGCGATGAATATAAAGATTATTTGTTTTTACCATTCATGGATCAAACGAATGGTAATACGACTTATGGGGCTGGAAGATATATTGATCTAAGTATACCAAAAGGGAAAACCATTGTTGTAGATTTTAATAAAGCATATAATCCATACTGTGCATACACAGAAGGTTATTCATGCCCTATTCCTCCTCAAGATAATTTTTTAAATACTGAAATAAAGGCTGGGATTAAATCGCCAAAGAAAGCCAATTAG